From Barrientosiimonas humi, a single genomic window includes:
- a CDS encoding cache domain-containing protein — MTRAPGTDVRRRGRVDAAAVIRAAVADVFGTIGELGRRLRDTHAAARERGEPWRASDVAALREPVVELLAAPGAVPVGMGAILAPDVLADAPLQLEWWQVPAGAARPARLEVDLNPSSLGFYDYLAAEWFDVPLRTGRRHVVGPYVDVHGTDLYVLTLTEPVHVDGEFVGVVGADVPSARLEGMLLPRLGDPSDQVLVLDDDGRVVLSTSGRWLVGSLVQRAPARWARQRLLDLPWTVLTPGGLDTPLG, encoded by the coding sequence GTGACGCGCGCACCCGGCACCGACGTACGCCGTCGCGGACGCGTCGACGCGGCCGCCGTCATCCGCGCGGCCGTCGCCGACGTCTTCGGCACCATCGGCGAGCTGGGCCGCCGCCTGCGCGACACCCACGCCGCGGCCCGGGAGCGCGGCGAGCCGTGGCGGGCGAGCGACGTGGCCGCGCTGCGCGAACCGGTGGTCGAGCTGCTGGCGGCTCCCGGCGCCGTGCCGGTCGGGATGGGCGCGATCCTGGCCCCCGACGTGCTGGCCGACGCGCCGCTGCAGCTGGAGTGGTGGCAGGTGCCGGCCGGGGCCGCGCGCCCGGCCCGGCTCGAGGTCGACCTCAACCCCTCGAGCCTGGGGTTCTACGACTACCTCGCCGCCGAGTGGTTCGACGTGCCGCTGCGCACCGGGCGGCGGCACGTGGTGGGCCCCTACGTCGACGTGCACGGCACCGACCTCTACGTGCTCACCCTCACCGAGCCGGTGCACGTCGACGGCGAGTTCGTCGGTGTGGTGGGCGCCGACGTGCCGAGCGCGCGGCTGGAGGGGATGCTGCTCCCGCGGCTCGGCGACCCCTCGGACCAGGTGCTGGTGCTCGACGACGACGGGCGCGTCGTGCTCTCGACCAGCGGTCGCTGGCTGGTCGGTTCGCTCGTGCAGCGCGCGCCGGCGCGGTGGGCGCGCCAGCGCCTGCTCGACCTGCCGTGGACGGTGCTGACGCCGGGCGGTCTCGATACGCCGCTCGGCTAG
- a CDS encoding aspartate-semialdehyde dehydrogenase — MGRTLVVVGATGAVGRAVLQTLGTRSVVWDELRLAASNRHAGEAVSAYGQQLLVQQVSPQLFAGADVAIVALPEEAARVAAAMAGDAGVPVVDCSPVFRAEPDVPLVIPEINPAQVNNRPRGIVASPSASSTAMLTALGPLHQGWGLESVVVTAMQAVSGRGDAGVERLVAEAESLVGQRSIGLSPGDVRRLLDLPDHSPFPAPVAANVVPVTSDLDAEGWSMQEARMRREARKVLGLPDLKVAATTVWVPVMTAHSLSVHATFGSKITADRARQALVEGSNSVVVLDDPENEDWPNPVDVAGSEPTFVGRIRSSPDFPRSLEVFVCTDNLRKGAALNMVQIAEAIVGEDPFAAL, encoded by the coding sequence ATGGGGCGCACGCTCGTCGTCGTCGGGGCCACGGGAGCCGTGGGTCGGGCCGTGCTGCAGACCCTGGGCACGCGCAGCGTGGTCTGGGACGAGCTGCGTCTCGCAGCCTCGAACCGCCATGCGGGAGAAGCGGTCTCGGCGTACGGCCAGCAGCTGCTGGTGCAGCAGGTCTCGCCGCAGCTGTTCGCCGGCGCCGACGTCGCGATCGTCGCGCTGCCCGAGGAGGCCGCCCGGGTCGCCGCCGCGATGGCGGGCGACGCGGGGGTGCCGGTGGTCGACTGCTCGCCGGTGTTCCGAGCCGAGCCGGACGTGCCGCTGGTCATCCCCGAGATCAACCCGGCCCAGGTCAACAACCGCCCGCGGGGCATCGTCGCGAGCCCCAGCGCGTCGTCCACGGCGATGCTGACCGCGCTCGGGCCGCTGCACCAGGGGTGGGGTCTGGAGTCGGTCGTCGTCACCGCCATGCAGGCCGTCTCCGGCCGCGGTGACGCCGGCGTCGAGCGGCTCGTCGCCGAGGCCGAGTCGCTGGTGGGCCAGCGCTCGATCGGGCTGTCGCCCGGTGACGTACGCCGGTTGCTGGACCTGCCCGACCACTCGCCCTTCCCCGCGCCCGTCGCGGCCAACGTGGTGCCGGTGACCAGCGACCTCGACGCCGAGGGCTGGTCGATGCAGGAGGCGCGCATGCGCCGCGAGGCCCGCAAGGTGCTCGGGCTGCCCGACCTCAAGGTCGCCGCGACCACGGTGTGGGTGCCGGTGATGACCGCGCACTCGCTGTCGGTTCACGCGACGTTCGGCTCCAAGATCACCGCCGACCGGGCCCGTCAGGCGCTCGTCGAGGGGTCGAACTCCGTCGTCGTGCTCGACGACCCGGAGAACGAGGACTGGCCGAACCCGGTCGACGTCGCGGGCTCGGAGCCGACGTTCGTCGGCCGCATCCGCAGCTCGCCGGACTTCCCGCGCTCGCTCGAGGTGTTCGTCTGCACCGACAACCTGCGCAAGGGCGCGGCGCTGAACATGGTGCAGATCGCCGAGGCCATCGTCGGTGAGGACCCGTTCGCCGCGCTGTGA
- a CDS encoding (Fe-S)-binding protein produces MTQIQPRPGGDALDAPFTPGMRDQDPALAEMPDTVAGPEPVDLPDPRTREFVEEWHNASYNCFSSGHKFCREVCPVMQVTRNESWTPTAFHANVVAMEKGELEVADVASDYVNCTQCGACELRCPNTLFTGDFYRFRTRTVDVVKAVRALAVDEGVHQPEWRSWNARTDERTHEPVLGAEGVSQDKVRDWADGLDIPIGGDTILFVDCEAAFYRTSVPRAVAQILQQAGVEFGLMGEQWCCGGPAAEMGYVDQAKRFAQHNLDNWRSTGTTRVLVLDPHDYISFTEDYPKYFGDDYDIEVVLVVELFAELIREGRLTPSVPVERTITYHDPCRLNKRKGIWAEPREILRSIPGLSFEDVDRVTQWSYCSGGGGGLPIEKPELTAAISASRIEKAKALDAPVDTLVSACPWSERPLTAAGEAEAIDVVDIHELLAESLGITVGGSRGADR; encoded by the coding sequence ATGACCCAGATCCAGCCCCGCCCCGGCGGCGACGCGCTCGATGCGCCGTTCACGCCCGGCATGCGCGACCAGGACCCGGCGCTGGCCGAGATGCCCGACACCGTGGCCGGTCCCGAACCGGTCGACCTGCCCGACCCGCGCACCCGCGAGTTCGTCGAGGAGTGGCACAACGCGTCGTACAACTGCTTCTCCTCGGGCCACAAGTTCTGCCGCGAGGTCTGCCCGGTCATGCAGGTGACGCGCAACGAGTCGTGGACCCCGACCGCCTTCCACGCCAACGTCGTGGCGATGGAGAAGGGCGAGCTCGAGGTCGCCGACGTCGCGTCCGACTACGTCAACTGCACGCAGTGCGGCGCGTGCGAGCTGCGTTGTCCCAACACGCTTTTCACCGGCGACTTCTATCGCTTCCGCACCCGCACGGTCGACGTGGTCAAGGCCGTGCGCGCGCTCGCCGTCGACGAGGGGGTGCACCAGCCCGAGTGGCGCAGCTGGAACGCCCGCACCGACGAGCGCACCCACGAGCCGGTGCTCGGGGCCGAGGGGGTCAGCCAGGACAAGGTGCGCGACTGGGCCGACGGCCTCGACATCCCGATCGGCGGCGACACGATCCTGTTCGTCGACTGCGAGGCGGCGTTCTACCGCACGTCGGTCCCGCGGGCGGTCGCGCAGATCCTGCAGCAGGCCGGGGTCGAGTTCGGGCTGATGGGCGAGCAGTGGTGCTGCGGCGGCCCGGCCGCCGAGATGGGTTACGTCGACCAGGCCAAGCGGTTCGCCCAGCACAACCTCGACAACTGGCGCTCCACCGGCACCACGCGCGTGCTCGTGCTCGACCCGCACGACTACATCAGCTTCACCGAGGACTACCCGAAGTACTTCGGCGACGACTACGACATCGAGGTGGTGCTCGTCGTCGAGCTGTTCGCCGAGCTGATCCGCGAGGGCCGGCTCACGCCGAGCGTCCCTGTGGAGCGCACGATCACGTACCACGACCCGTGCCGGCTCAACAAGCGCAAGGGCATCTGGGCCGAGCCCCGCGAGATCCTGCGCTCGATCCCGGGGCTGTCGTTCGAGGACGTCGACCGGGTGACCCAGTGGTCGTACTGCTCCGGCGGGGGCGGCGGGCTGCCGATCGAGAAGCCCGAGCTCACCGCGGCGATCAGCGCCTCGCGCATCGAGAAGGCCAAGGCGCTCGACGCGCCGGTCGACACGCTGGTCAGCGCCTGCCCGTGGTCGGAGCGGCCGCTCACCGCCGCGGGCGAGGCCGAGGCGATCGACGTGGTCGACATCCACGAGCTGCTCGCCGAGTCGCTCGGCATCACCGTCGGCGGCAGCCGGGGGGCCGACCGATGA
- a CDS encoding FadR/GntR family transcriptional regulator, with translation MRVPIGDARKAVFGPLDDGAGRSAAVVRRLGSAIALGIVEDGERLPSEARLAESLGVATVTLREALAELRSRGLVDTRRGRGGGNFVRADETALAELARGRLEELGTADLRELGDVRAAVSGTAARLGAARASDAQLDRLEELIDRVGQAETATAQLRAEGRFHIALASAAQSVRLAMQEIELQTELGQVAWGVSRSPGQLRTDLRAHRATVAAMRERDGERARALVERQIGVLTRRLVDAHVALTRAGRSGDAGEQVG, from the coding sequence GTGCGCGTCCCGATCGGCGATGCCCGCAAGGCGGTGTTCGGCCCGCTCGACGACGGGGCCGGACGCAGCGCCGCGGTCGTGCGACGCCTCGGCAGCGCGATCGCGCTCGGCATCGTCGAGGACGGCGAGCGGCTGCCGTCGGAGGCGCGGCTGGCCGAGTCGCTGGGTGTCGCGACGGTCACCCTGCGCGAGGCCCTGGCCGAGCTGCGCTCGCGCGGGCTCGTCGACACCCGGCGCGGGCGGGGCGGCGGCAACTTCGTGCGGGCCGACGAGACCGCCCTGGCCGAGCTGGCCCGGGGCCGCCTCGAGGAGCTCGGCACGGCCGACCTGCGCGAGCTCGGCGACGTGCGGGCCGCGGTGTCGGGCACCGCGGCCCGGCTGGGGGCGGCGCGCGCGAGCGACGCCCAGCTCGACCGGCTCGAGGAGCTCATCGACCGGGTCGGGCAGGCCGAGACCGCCACCGCCCAGCTGCGCGCCGAGGGGCGCTTCCACATCGCGCTGGCCTCGGCCGCCCAGTCGGTGCGCCTCGCCATGCAGGAGATCGAGCTGCAGACCGAGCTCGGCCAGGTCGCCTGGGGCGTCAGCCGCTCCCCGGGCCAGCTGCGCACCGACCTGCGGGCGCACCGGGCGACGGTCGCGGCCATGCGCGAGCGGGACGGGGAGCGGGCACGCGCCCTGGTGGAGCGTCAGATCGGCGTGCTGACGCGGCGGCTCGTCGACGCCCACGTCGCGCTCACCCGGGCCGGGCGGTCGGGCGACGCCGGCGAGCAGGTCGGGTGA
- a CDS encoding APC family permease, with protein MTDRTADPSASEQESDDAALARLGYTSEFRREMSPWANFALGFTYLSPVVGIYTLFAVSLATGGPPMFWSLVIVGVGQFLVALIFGEIVSQYPVAGGVYPWARRLWGRRWAWLTGWVYMFALLATIAGVAYGAGPYLGQLLDFTPGTGTTITCALILLALAFAINMMGTRWLGYAAIIGFSAELLGALVVGGWLLLSERHHGLGVLFDSFGAGSEGSYLSAFLAAGLIGIFQYYGFEACGDVAEEVPDPTRRIPKAMRMAIYVGGAAAMFVCLSLILAVEDYAAVIGGDDPDPVTTILNQAFGVTGTRVVLAVVLLSFLSCVLSLMAAASRLMYSYARDGMIVGSSVLRRFLPRQHVPPYAMVVATLVPAVIVLTSALSTDALTKIISFATLGIYLGFQMVVLAALRARLRGWQPSGPFRLGAWGLPINALALAYGVLAMLNIAWPRTPDVAWYDNYVVALGAAVVVGLGLLYLFLGRPDLRSDAPAGDAIPTASARVAAGTAPPTPPTKD; from the coding sequence GTGACCGACCGCACCGCCGACCCCTCGGCGTCCGAGCAGGAGAGCGACGACGCCGCGCTCGCGCGGCTCGGTTACACCTCGGAGTTCCGGCGCGAGATGTCGCCGTGGGCCAACTTCGCCCTGGGCTTCACCTACCTGTCCCCCGTCGTCGGCATCTACACGCTGTTCGCGGTGTCGCTCGCCACCGGCGGGCCGCCGATGTTCTGGTCGCTGGTCATCGTCGGCGTCGGGCAGTTCCTCGTCGCGCTGATCTTCGGCGAGATCGTCTCGCAGTACCCCGTCGCCGGCGGCGTCTACCCGTGGGCGAGGCGGCTGTGGGGCAGGCGCTGGGCGTGGCTGACCGGGTGGGTCTACATGTTCGCGCTGCTCGCCACGATCGCCGGCGTCGCCTACGGCGCCGGGCCCTACCTCGGGCAGCTGCTCGACTTCACGCCCGGCACCGGCACCACCATCACCTGCGCGCTGATCCTGCTCGCGCTCGCCTTCGCCATCAACATGATGGGCACCCGGTGGCTGGGGTACGCCGCGATCATCGGCTTCTCCGCCGAGCTGCTCGGGGCGCTGGTGGTGGGCGGCTGGCTGCTGCTCAGCGAGCGGCACCACGGCCTCGGCGTGCTGTTCGACAGCTTCGGCGCCGGCTCGGAGGGTTCCTACCTGTCGGCGTTCCTCGCCGCCGGCCTCATCGGGATCTTCCAGTACTACGGGTTCGAGGCGTGCGGCGACGTGGCCGAGGAGGTGCCCGACCCCACCCGCCGCATCCCCAAGGCGATGCGAATGGCGATCTACGTCGGTGGCGCCGCGGCGATGTTCGTCTGCCTGTCGCTGATCCTCGCGGTCGAGGACTACGCCGCCGTCATCGGCGGGGACGACCCCGACCCGGTCACCACGATCCTCAACCAGGCGTTCGGCGTCACCGGCACCCGCGTCGTGCTCGCCGTCGTGCTGCTGTCGTTCCTGTCCTGCGTGCTCAGCCTGATGGCCGCCGCCAGCCGGCTGATGTACTCCTACGCCCGCGACGGCATGATCGTCGGCTCGTCGGTGCTTCGCCGGTTCCTCCCGCGCCAGCACGTGCCGCCCTACGCCATGGTCGTCGCGACGCTGGTGCCCGCGGTGATCGTGCTGACGTCGGCGCTGTCGACCGACGCGCTGACCAAGATCATCTCGTTCGCGACCCTGGGCATCTACCTCGGTTTCCAGATGGTCGTGCTGGCCGCGCTGCGCGCCCGGCTGCGCGGCTGGCAGCCGTCCGGACCGTTCCGGCTCGGCGCCTGGGGGCTGCCGATCAACGCGCTGGCACTGGCGTACGGCGTGCTCGCGATGCTCAACATCGCCTGGCCGCGCACGCCCGACGTCGCCTGGTACGACAACTACGTGGTGGCGCTCGGCGCCGCCGTCGTCGTCGGGCTCGGCCTGCTCTACCTGTTCCTCGGCCGGCCCGACCTGCGCAGCGACGCCCCCGCGGGCGACGCCATCCCCACCGCGAGCGCCCGCGTCGCCGCGGGCACGGCACCACCCACCCCACCCACGAAGGACTGA
- a CDS encoding aspartate kinase, with translation MSLIVQKYGGSSLSDADSIKRVARRIVDTRKAGNSVCVVVSAMGDTTDELLDLASEVSPAPPEREMDMLLTAGERMSMALVSMAIANLGDSARSFTGSQAGVITDDTHGKARIIDVTPGRIQGALDAGHIVIVAGFQGVSQGTKEITTLGRGGSDTTAVALAAALGADVCEIYTDVDGIFTADPRIVPTARKVDRISNEEMQEMAASGAKVLMLRCVEYARRFDLPIHVRSSFSQHQGTWVVPPSDSEGDQMEAPIIAGVAHDRSEAKITVVGVADSPGKAAQVFNAVAAAQINIDMIVQNVSAAQTGKTDISFTCPKDDAQRAVQTLQAAKPEIGFDSLQFDDQIGKLSLVGSGMRSHPGVSATLFQALADAGINIEMISTSEIRVSVVTRDDQLDEAVRAVHSAFGLDSAEGEAVVYGGTGR, from the coding sequence GTGAGTCTGATCGTCCAGAAGTACGGCGGGTCGTCCCTGTCCGACGCCGACAGCATCAAGCGTGTCGCCCGCCGGATCGTCGACACCCGCAAGGCCGGCAACTCGGTGTGCGTCGTGGTCTCGGCGATGGGCGACACGACCGACGAGCTGCTCGATCTCGCCAGCGAGGTCAGCCCCGCGCCGCCCGAGCGCGAGATGGACATGCTGCTCACCGCCGGCGAGCGGATGTCGATGGCGCTGGTGAGCATGGCCATCGCCAACCTGGGCGACTCCGCGCGCAGCTTCACCGGCTCGCAGGCCGGGGTGATCACCGACGACACGCACGGCAAGGCGCGGATCATCGACGTCACGCCGGGCCGCATCCAGGGCGCGCTCGACGCCGGCCACATCGTGATCGTGGCGGGGTTCCAGGGCGTCAGCCAGGGCACCAAGGAGATCACCACGCTCGGCCGCGGCGGCTCCGACACCACGGCGGTCGCGCTCGCGGCCGCGCTCGGTGCCGACGTGTGCGAGATCTACACCGACGTCGACGGCATCTTCACCGCCGACCCGCGCATCGTGCCGACCGCGCGCAAGGTCGACCGCATCTCCAACGAGGAGATGCAGGAGATGGCCGCCTCCGGCGCGAAGGTGCTGATGCTGCGCTGCGTCGAGTACGCCCGCCGCTTCGACCTGCCGATCCACGTGCGGTCCTCGTTCAGCCAGCACCAGGGCACCTGGGTGGTGCCGCCCTCCGATTCCGAAGGAGACCAGATGGAAGCGCCGATCATCGCCGGGGTCGCCCACGACCGCAGCGAGGCCAAGATCACGGTGGTCGGCGTCGCCGACTCGCCCGGCAAGGCGGCCCAGGTCTTCAACGCCGTCGCCGCGGCCCAGATCAACATCGACATGATCGTCCAGAACGTCTCGGCGGCGCAGACCGGCAAGACCGACATCTCCTTCACCTGCCCCAAGGACGACGCGCAGCGCGCCGTGCAGACGCTGCAGGCCGCCAAGCCCGAGATCGGGTTCGACTCGCTGCAGTTCGACGACCAGATCGGCAAGCTGTCGCTGGTCGGCTCGGGCATGCGCAGCCACCCCGGCGTCAGCGCCACCCTGTTCCAGGCGCTCGCCGACGCCGGCATCAACATCGAGATGATCTCGACCTCGGAGATCCGGGTCTCGGTCGTCACCCGCGACGACCAGCTCGACGAGGCCGTGCGCGCGGTGCACTCCGCGTTCGGGCTCGACTCCGCCGAGGGCGAGGCCGTGGTCTACGGAGGGACCGGACGATGA
- a CDS encoding aspartate-semialdehyde dehydrogenase: MSTTTSTVNVGVVGATGQVGAVVLRLLDERDFPVGDLRLFASARSAGKTVTWRDREITVEDADTADPSGLDIAIFSAGGATSKRLAPVFAEAGVTVIDNSSAWRRDPEVPLVVSEVNPGALADRPKGIVANPNCTTMAAMPVLKPLADAAGLERLTVATYQAVSGSGLAGVDELAGQVRKGADSMEALAHDGSAVDLGEPAKYVAPIAFNVLPMAGSVVDDGSGETDEEQKLRNESRKILGLPDLPVAGTCVRVPVFTGHSLAIHAEFAQPITPEQAREVLASAPGVELADVPTPLRAAGSDPSYVGRIRVDQSVPDGKGLVLFVSGDNLRKGAALNTVQIAEALAAVS; encoded by the coding sequence ATGAGCACCACCACCAGCACCGTCAACGTCGGCGTCGTGGGCGCCACCGGCCAGGTCGGCGCCGTCGTGCTGCGCCTGCTCGACGAGCGCGACTTCCCGGTCGGCGACCTGCGCCTGTTCGCCTCGGCCCGCTCGGCCGGCAAGACCGTCACCTGGCGCGACCGCGAGATCACGGTCGAGGACGCCGACACGGCCGACCCGAGCGGCCTGGACATCGCGATCTTCTCGGCGGGCGGGGCCACCTCGAAGCGGCTGGCGCCGGTCTTCGCCGAGGCCGGCGTGACCGTGATCGACAACTCCTCGGCCTGGCGTCGCGACCCCGAGGTGCCGCTCGTGGTGTCGGAGGTCAACCCCGGCGCCCTGGCCGACCGGCCCAAGGGCATCGTCGCCAACCCCAACTGCACCACCATGGCCGCGATGCCGGTGCTCAAGCCGCTGGCCGACGCCGCGGGCCTCGAGCGGCTCACCGTCGCGACCTACCAGGCCGTCTCCGGCTCCGGCCTCGCCGGCGTCGACGAGCTCGCCGGCCAGGTGCGCAAGGGCGCCGACTCGATGGAGGCGCTGGCCCACGACGGCAGCGCGGTCGACCTGGGCGAGCCGGCGAAGTACGTCGCGCCGATCGCCTTCAACGTGCTGCCGATGGCCGGGTCGGTCGTCGACGACGGCTCGGGCGAGACCGACGAGGAGCAGAAGCTGCGCAACGAGTCGCGCAAGATCCTCGGGCTGCCCGACCTGCCGGTCGCCGGCACCTGCGTGCGGGTGCCGGTCTTCACCGGCCACTCGCTGGCGATCCACGCCGAGTTCGCGCAGCCGATCACGCCCGAGCAGGCGCGCGAGGTGCTCGCCTCGGCGCCCGGGGTCGAGCTGGCCGACGTGCCCACCCCGCTGCGCGCGGCCGGGTCCGACCCGTCGTACGTCGGGCGCATCCGGGTCGACCAGTCCGTCCCCGACGGCAAGGGCCTGGTGCTGTTCGTGAGCGGCGACAACCTGCGCAAGGGTGCCGCGCTCAACACCGTGCAGATCGCCGAGGCGCTGGCTGCGGTGAGCTGA
- a CDS encoding FAD-binding oxidoreductase → MTLTPERLSTDQVDTVADRLRTVLREDQVLTSKTDRLNRARVPAPFPVHRWRERLPDLAVLPESTDEVAAVVRIANELRVPVVPRDGGTGLTDGAVPLHGGIVVDVKRLNQVHELDLDNRTVTVGTGINMLKLNEQLGRHGLIYPDDPASYPCSLVGGRIGTSGWSLVGSRYGHTRDLVLSFDHVLPTGDVIHVGDGIGRKISKSSSGYQLKHLFMGHQGTLGIATRATLKLYPKPEAELSPFWAFDNYDDAYRCVGALARAGVATFAGAVLFDEYKVAYLRRDDEAYIPQPSDVRALVCAVMYGYEDEVRPAGRRLFRIAKEHGARYLGDEISEGDWAARHDRYATPLHGRTKAGQVVPMSWHCEDAAVNYTQLPAVSQAWHAIIADLRRKTDVFDDWGMFAYTSADTGVDYLTEIDVGIWEQRLDDEAWALWVQAKRDIARAALEHGGSISACHGSCREGEVDLVPSELGRGFEVMLDLKQMLDPHNVMNPGKYHLDLAYAGDAEAALQQLRDT, encoded by the coding sequence ATGACCCTCACGCCCGAGCGGCTCAGCACCGACCAGGTCGACACCGTCGCCGACCGGCTGCGCACGGTGCTGCGCGAGGACCAGGTGCTCACCTCCAAGACCGACCGGCTCAACCGCGCTCGGGTGCCCGCCCCGTTCCCCGTGCACCGCTGGCGCGAGCGGCTGCCCGACCTGGCGGTGCTGCCCGAGTCCACCGACGAGGTGGCGGCCGTGGTGCGCATCGCCAACGAGCTGCGCGTGCCCGTGGTCCCGCGCGACGGGGGCACCGGGCTCACCGACGGAGCCGTCCCGCTGCACGGCGGGATCGTGGTCGACGTCAAGCGCCTCAACCAGGTGCACGAGCTCGACCTGGACAACCGCACCGTCACCGTCGGCACCGGCATCAACATGCTCAAGCTCAACGAGCAGCTCGGCAGGCACGGCCTCATCTATCCCGACGACCCCGCGTCCTACCCCTGCTCGCTCGTCGGCGGGCGCATCGGCACCTCCGGCTGGTCGCTGGTCGGGTCGCGCTACGGCCACACCCGCGACCTGGTGCTCTCCTTCGACCACGTGCTGCCGACCGGTGACGTGATCCACGTCGGCGACGGCATCGGTCGCAAGATCTCCAAGTCCTCCAGCGGCTACCAGCTCAAGCACCTGTTCATGGGCCACCAGGGCACCCTCGGCATCGCCACCCGGGCCACGCTGAAGCTCTACCCCAAGCCCGAGGCGGAGCTGTCGCCGTTCTGGGCGTTCGACAACTACGACGACGCCTACCGCTGTGTCGGCGCGCTCGCCCGCGCCGGGGTCGCCACCTTCGCCGGCGCCGTGCTGTTCGACGAGTACAAGGTGGCCTACCTGCGGCGGGACGACGAGGCGTACATCCCGCAACCGTCCGACGTGCGCGCGCTCGTCTGCGCGGTGATGTACGGCTACGAGGACGAGGTGCGCCCGGCCGGTCGGCGGCTGTTCCGGATCGCGAAGGAGCACGGCGCGCGCTACCTCGGCGACGAGATCTCCGAGGGCGACTGGGCCGCCCGGCACGACCGCTACGCCACCCCGCTGCACGGGCGGACCAAGGCCGGCCAGGTCGTCCCGATGTCGTGGCACTGCGAGGACGCCGCGGTCAACTACACCCAGCTGCCCGCCGTGTCGCAGGCCTGGCACGCGATCATCGCCGACCTGCGGCGCAAGACCGACGTGTTCGACGACTGGGGGATGTTCGCCTACACCTCCGCCGACACCGGCGTCGACTACCTCACCGAGATCGACGTGGGCATCTGGGAGCAGCGCCTCGACGACGAGGCGTGGGCCCTGTGGGTGCAGGCCAAGCGCGACATCGCGCGCGCCGCGCTCGAGCACGGCGGCTCGATCAGCGCCTGCCACGGCTCCTGCCGCGAAGGGGAGGTCGACCTGGTGCCGAGCGAGCTCGGCCGTGGCTTCGAGGTGATGCTCGACCTGAAGCAGATGCTCGACCCGCACAACGTGATGAACCCGGGGAAGTACCACCTCGACCTCGCCTACGCCGGCGACGCCGAGGCCGCGCTGCAGCAGCTGCGCGACACCTGA